In a single window of the bacterium genome:
- a CDS encoding phosphatase PAP2 family protein produces the protein MLLIWLGTIFTVLRDWIPALLMLFVYWQGGSFFSKTNEKLQAYLERFDQRLFAKLPVPVNLFWEIAYFFCYPLVPGAIATLYALNLRNQVDFFWTIVLPPTFLCHIVVSLYQTYPPWKFRDVSLPGSLRKMNFLVIQHASIQVNTFPSAHVAASVAIALAMLQIHWIAGLVFLFLAISITVSTVMGRYHYAADAVLGIFLALGWFVIINSL, from the coding sequence ATGCTTCTGATCTGGCTCGGTACAATCTTCACAGTCCTGCGGGATTGGATTCCTGCGCTCCTCATGTTGTTCGTTTACTGGCAAGGAGGAAGTTTCTTTTCAAAGACGAATGAGAAGTTGCAGGCATACCTGGAACGTTTTGATCAAAGATTGTTTGCGAAACTTCCTGTTCCCGTAAACCTGTTTTGGGAGATCGCTTACTTCTTTTGCTATCCGCTTGTGCCGGGTGCGATCGCAACTTTATATGCGCTGAATCTCCGAAATCAGGTAGATTTTTTCTGGACCATCGTTCTGCCGCCGACCTTTCTCTGTCACATTGTTGTTTCTCTCTACCAGACCTATCCACCATGGAAATTCCGCGATGTTTCACTTCCCGGATCTCTGCGGAAAATGAATTTTCTTGTGATTCAGCACGCGAGCATTCAGGTGAATACATTTCCAAGCGCTCACGTTGCCGCATCCGTGGCGATTGCGTTGGCGATGCTTCAAATTCACTGGATCGCAGGGCTGGTTTTCCTTTTTCTCGCAATCAGCATCACGGTCTCTACTGTGATGGGTCGCTATCATTATGCCGCTGATGCGGTGCTTGGGATTTTTCTTGCCTTAGGGTGGTTTGTGATTATAAACAGTTTGTAA
- a CDS encoding radical SAM protein gives MLVLLRRRFRAYARTAREARMVARALKSTTHPVLAHVVPIRRCNLSCTYCNEFDSFSKPVPIEEMLQRIDHLARLGTEAIHLSGGEPMLHPDLDAIIQRIADHGIFAGLLTNGYLLTVDRIKRFNKVGLDHLQISVDNVNPDDVSMKSLKVLDKKLQWLSTYAEFHVNINSVVGSSIKNPQDAVKVAHRAVELGLTSTVGIIHDGEGQLKPLQPEHLAAYQEAQSFGKQTFLNFAFYNQFQKNLTLGLPNEWKCRAGSRYLYICEDGLVHYCSQQRGFPAIPLEKYSLEDLKREYSTVKSCAPFCTVSCVHRVSLLDFVRENPREALTAFFPTQQMPAPVRMLAWLFMPGEQQNNRRILRKIASRILGVS, from the coding sequence ATGCTGGTTCTATTGCGGCGGCGGTTCCGTGCGTACGCACGCACAGCAAGAGAAGCGCGGATGGTAGCGCGGGCTTTGAAATCCACGACCCATCCCGTGCTTGCGCACGTGGTTCCGATTCGGCGGTGCAACCTTTCGTGCACATACTGTAACGAATTCGATAGTTTCTCCAAGCCGGTTCCTATAGAGGAGATGTTGCAGCGCATCGATCATCTGGCAAGACTGGGCACCGAGGCGATTCACCTAAGCGGCGGTGAGCCGATGCTTCATCCGGATCTGGATGCCATCATCCAACGGATTGCAGATCACGGTATTTTCGCCGGGCTACTGACGAATGGCTATTTACTGACCGTGGACCGGATCAAACGTTTCAACAAAGTGGGCCTGGACCATCTTCAAATCAGCGTGGACAACGTGAATCCGGATGATGTTTCGATGAAGAGTTTGAAGGTCTTGGACAAGAAATTGCAGTGGCTTTCCACCTATGCGGAGTTTCATGTGAATATCAATTCTGTGGTGGGCAGTTCCATCAAAAATCCGCAGGACGCTGTTAAAGTGGCTCACAGAGCCGTAGAGCTGGGACTCACCAGCACGGTCGGAATCATTCATGACGGAGAAGGGCAGTTAAAACCTCTGCAGCCGGAACATCTCGCCGCTTATCAGGAAGCTCAGAGTTTTGGAAAACAAACGTTTCTGAATTTCGCTTTTTACAATCAGTTTCAAAAAAATCTGACTCTGGGACTCCCGAACGAATGGAAATGCCGCGCGGGCAGCCGCTATCTGTATATTTGTGAAGACGGCCTGGTGCATTATTGTTCGCAGCAGCGCGGCTTTCCCGCCATCCCGCTAGAAAAATATTCACTGGAAGACCTCAAGCGGGAGTACTCCACCGTAAAGTCTTGCGCGCCGTTCTGCACGGTTTCTTGCGTCCATCGCGTTTCGCTGCTGGATTTCGTCCGGGAAAATCCAAGGGAAGCGTTAACAGCATTTTTTCCCACGCAGCAAATGCCAGCCCCTGTCAGGATGCTGGCCTGGCTTTTCATGCCTGGAGAACAACAAAACAACCGGCGGATTCTACGGAAAATTGCCTCACGCATTCTGGGTGTCTCCTGA